In Candidatus Rhabdochlamydia sp. T3358, the genomic stretch CGAGCGCGTTCTTTATCGCACAAACACCTCTAGCCGAAAAGATTTTGAAGGAAGATGTATACTTATAGGAATGGAACAAGGGACCCCTGATCCAGCTACTTTAAGCAAGCAGCTTTTTTCGAATCCTCTAATCATTGACTCAGACTCCTATGAAGAACTCTCTTTATTAGAAAATCACATAAAATTATTAAAAATGGGATGTGAGATTAGAACAGCTGAAATGTTTATCCCACCTCACGCCATTGTTATTTTAAAAGGAAAAAAATGGAAACAGAGCAAGCTTATTTGTTCCCTCATCCACTTAGGAGTTTTATCTAAGGATTGCAAAGAAAATCGCATAATTTTTTCTAAAATTCGAACCATTATTCACGATACACATTCTCAACTTATTCATACACTACAAAATTTTTGTCTTAATTTCTTTTTAATTCAAGATTCTCATGAACGTTTAATCAATGGTGATCTCTCTTTTGATTATTTAGATAAAAAACAAAGAATTTTGGTCCAAAGTAAGGAGACCTATTATGACAGCTCTTGCCAAACATTTTCTTCTGTAAGAGAGCATTTACATGCAAAAATCCTCTATGAGATTTTTAAAAAAACTCATCTAGAGTTAAATGAAGACGAATGGTTTGAAAAATTAAAAGCAAAAAGAGAAAATAAGACCCTCTCTTCAAAAATAAAACCATGGTGTATTTTTTTAGAGGGGGAACAGAGCTCATGCGACACTTTAGCTAATCAACTGCAAATGACTGGCATTATCAATGATAATAGCATTATAATTAGCCTCGACCTCTTCTTTAGCTATTTATTCAATGACATTCCTTATGCACACAAAGTTAAATTTTGGCCTTCCATTGACAAAGAAATGAATTATTTGATACTTCTGATGACAAAAATTGCTATCCAAAACAACATAAATGTTGTTATTAAAACTCCTATTCTTTCAAACACTACATGCAGTCGGCTAGTTGAAATTGTGAATAACCATGGAGGGAAAAGTATGATGATAGCGCTTCACACTCCCTTGAATATCAACTATGAAAATAGTAAAAAAAATTCAAATACTATAGAAGAGCTTTATGAACAATTGGTATTTCGTAAAGTGATTTCTGCTAACTGGAAAAAATTTGTAGAAAATTTTGATATAACCTTTCTCATTGAGAATGATGCTGAACTTAATGATGATAAACAATTGGGTGAACTTATCTTTCAATCAGAAAGAGCAAAAGAGGACTTTTGTATTTTTTCTTTTGATCATTTACAGCGATTTTTAGCTCAATCTTTAATCGATCCGGACAAGATAGTTACAGATATCGAATTTTCAAATCAAGAGCAGCAGATAGATTGGGTGAACCATCAGCAACTAATGCAAAATTCCCCAGAGCAAGTTTTACAATTCCTCCCAGAGAAATCTCAATTTGTCAATAGCCCTAAGTTATTCGTTACCTTTGCAGATATTGCTAAGCTTCTTCGCTGATTTTTATTCGATCATTTTTTAATTTTTGAAAAATTGGAAATGATTTTTTTTAAAAAACTAATTCATGTTGCGCAAGAGAAGCATTTAGAAAATAGCACTCCGTGTTTTTATGATAAAAAATTTTTAAATTAAGATTGCAAAAATTCATAAAGCGTTTTAAATTTGCTTTTATAATTAAGGTATTTGATGATGTCTAATAAAAATTCTGCTCAATTTATTTTAAGAGTAAATCAATTAGACCAGCCCCTAGGCCTGATTGAAAAATACGAAGCTCATCGAAATGGAATTTTACATCGTGCGTTTTCTGTTTTTCTTTTCCGCCGGCTTAACTCTTCTTTGCAATTGCTTCTACATCAAAGAACTCAAGAAAAATATCATTCGGGGGGACTATGGACTAACACTTGCTGTAGCCATGCTAAAAAAGCTACTCCCCTTGAAAATCAAGCTAAAAATCGACTAAAAATTGAGATGGGTTTTTCTTGTAAGCTTTATCATGCTGGTCTCTTTTATTATAAAGAAAATGTTGGAAATGAAATGATAGAACATGAAATTGACCATGTCTTTGTTGGTTTACATAACCCACGATTTATTCGACCTAATCCGCAGGAGGTTCAAAATTATAAATGGATAGATGTAGAGGCTCTTCAAAGCCTTTCACAAGAAGAACAAAAAAAATTTACCGCCTGGTTTTTTCAGGCTTTTGAATTGGCCTTAAAATCTATTAAAACAATGTCTACATTAAACAAAAGCTATTTTTAGTTTTTTGGAGCTCATATCGAATATACATCACAAAAAAGCGTTCCTAGTCCAATCGCTCCGCTTTTGTATCTAAAAAAATGCAGAATTGGCATTAATAGTAGGTTATAGAAAGCCATATAAGGAATACGTTGAGGCGTGTTAATAACTAGAGGGATGCTTGATAGACACCAAAGTAGCCAAATAGCCATTCCTCCTTTGAAAGGATGATTTTTCCATTTTTGCCAAAGATAACCCCTCCAGCAAATCTCTCCTCCTAAAAACGAAATAAAAAAGAAAGGAATAAATAAGACATAGTAGGTGAAAAAATAAAAAATTGCATCTTTAGCTCCTACAAAGTTCATTATTTCTATGTTTTTAAACCACAAGCGAACTAAGAACACTATAGCACTAGCAGCTGTACCACTGATCAAAGCCCATGCAAAATAACGATCTACCTTTGTAAAAAAGAAAATCTTTATCTTTTCAACACGAGCCCTCCAAATTCCAATAGCAGCCAGAACTAATGGAATAATCCAAGATAACCACACAACAAGAGAGTCGAACCCATATGCTTTAAGGGCAAAAGAAAAAGGGATTCTTTTACCATTGCTATCAAATATTTCCCCATTTCAAGTAAAAATTTTAAAAGATCTTAATTATTTTATCCTTTTGAACCTTTATTATTTTCTTGTGAAATTGGTTTTAAAAAACCAGACACTCGAATTTTCAAATTTTTGTTAGAAAAATTGGATTTAAAGCCTCAAGAGTGTCTTTTCATAGATGATGATGAACAAAATGTGCATGCTGCAAACACTTTAGGAATAAATGGAATCCAATTCCAATCTGTGCAAAAATTAGTTTGTGATTTGATGCCATTTTTTGCTTTTGATCTATTTCCTAAGAAAATAAAAAATTAAAATCACTGATCACCTTATTTTTTCTTCCCCATTGCATATTTTCTATTTTTCTTTTCCACTAACTCATTTATTTTTTTCATTTTGGTTCAAAATCAGCTGCCATCCGCACTTGCAACGCATTGCGAATAGGAGAATCTGCTTTTTTAAAAGAACCCATATCAAAGGGAGGCTCGGGGTCATATTCAATACCAAGCTGAATAGCCTGTGCAAATTGAGCGCCCGCAACTTTTATGGCAAGATTCAAAGCCATGTCGATTCCAGCTGAAACCCCCGCTGCTGTTATCACCCTACCATCTTCTACGATGCGGCCATGGGTGGGTTGCGCACCCCAGTATTCCAAGCGGTCAAAAGCTGCCCAATGTGTCGTTGCTCGTAATCCCGATAAGATACCAGCAGCTCCTAAGATAAGGCTGCCTGTGCAAACTGAAGTCGTCCAAGTCGTTGTTGCGTGTATAGAACGAATCCACTCTAGTGTCTTGGGAGTTTTTCTGAGAGTTGTTGCATTTCCTGCTCCTGGTATGACTAATATGTCGGCATGTGAAATATTAGATAATGTGTACTCAGCGTTTAACATTAAACCCGAATCAGTATGTATCAACCCAGGTCTTTCGGCAGCTCTCTGTATCTTGGCTCCAGGCAAACGACAAAGAATTTCATGGGGTCCAATTAGATCAAGAGCAGTCATTCCATTATAAAGTAAAAATACTATTTGCATGCTCTACCCTCCTGTCTGCAACGATTGCCTTATATTTATAATAGAATTTTATCAAGAAAATAAAGTTGAAAGTTGTAGTTCGAAATAAACCAGAGCGCGCTAAAAAGCAACCTCGGGAAAAAGGTTATTAGAGTTCAATAATTTCAGAATAATCTCTTTTGCAAAGGCCTTTAAAAAGCTGGTTAAATTGCTAAACTACTTGACCCATAAAAAAGTTAATTAACCTTAACCTCTACCCAAATATCTCGTATTTTTTGCTGAGGAAGAAGACTTTTAAAAAAATGATACTTTTTCAAGTCATCTGCTAAACCATAAAAAATCTTATCTGCTTGGGGATCGAAATCTAGATCCTGCTTATCGTCTAAGGCAGGAAAAAGTCTAAAAGAATCCCAATACACGCGGATAGATTCTCTTTGGTAGAGATGATTGATAAATTGATAGACTAAAACCTCTTTATCAGACGTTTTAGGAATACAAATATTTTCAATAGAAATAAAAGATCCTTCTTTAGGAACAACAAAGTCAATAAAACTAAAATTGCGTTTTGAGCGAAAAATATAGGAGCTGGAAGCTACTGCTAGAGGAGAATTCTTAGTAGCTAGAAAGTAATCTGCTCTTGAGCTTGCATAGGCTGCTACCCATGGCTTTTGTTGTAACAAGAGATCTTTTACTTTTTCGGCTTGGATCTTAGAGAGAGAAGAAGTGGAACCATATAGGTAAAATCCAGCTATTTCAATAGCTTCAATGGGATCATTAACCATAACGATGCGATAATCTACCACTTCTGGATCAAAAATCATCTTCCAAGAGGGGATAAAAGGCTCGGTAAAAAAGTCTTTGTCAATTCCCAAGCCGTAAACCTCCCAAGAAAGGGGAATAGAATAACGATTCTGTGGATCAAAAAAGTGTCCTAATAATCCAGGAAGAAGCTGATGAAAGAAGGTGAGTTGCTTTCGATCCAATTCTTTAATTAATTGATTTTTAACCAAAATACTCACTGCATAATCAGAAGGTATGACTAGATCATAGCCTTGCCCTTCTGTTGCTTTTAGTTTCATAATCAGTTCTTCATTAGAGGAGTAGTTATTGATATTCACTCTAATACCTGTTTTTTTCTCGAAGCTTTGAATAATCCCTTCATCTAAAATACCGCCCCATGTAAAGACATTAATAGAGTCTTTAGAAGCAGGCGAAAATCTAGGCCCATATAAAAAACATGCTAATAAAAAAATCCAAATAGAGATAATAAGCGCTCGAGTAAGAAACTTGGGCATAAAAACCTTGTATTAATCTTTTCGAAAGAAGGCTTTAATTTTAGGATTAAACTGTTTTATTGCATAGCATTTTAAAAGTCTTAAATCTAGTTTTTATGGTATAAATTGATTCTAAATCAGTAAATTCATAGAATGTTAACTTATGTCAAAAATACCTTGTTGGAGAGCTATACAAAAAAAGAGTTTCACCAATTGGAGAGCTTTACTTTCCTATTTAGAACTTCCTTTAAAAGAAGCAGAAAAAAAAGTACTTTCTTCTCCTCATTTTGTACTCAACCTTCCTTATCGATTAGCGCAAAAAATAAAGAAGGGCGATTGGGAAGATCCTTTACTGCTACAGTTTCTTCCCCTTAAACAAGAACTTCATGATCACCCCTTATTCGTATCTGATCCTGTTTTAGATAGCTCTTTTACAAAAACCTCTAAGCTTCTGCATAAATATACAGGAAGAGCTTTACTTCTATGTACAAGTGCTTGCGCTATGCATTGTAGATATTGTTTTCGACAAAATTTTGCTTATGAAAAAGAAACCCTTGATTTTAGAAAAGAGCTTGAAGAATTAGCGCAAGATCCAAGCCTAACAGAGATTATCTTAAGTGGAGGAGATCCTCTTTCTCTAAGCAATGTAAAACTTGAAATTCTATTACAAGAATTAAATCAAATCCCCCATATTCAGAAAATTCGCTTTCATACGCGTTTTCCGATTGGAATTCCTGAGAGAATCGATGCTGAATTGATTTCTATGCTTTCTTGTTTAGATAAACAAGTAATTTTTGTCATACATTCTAATCATCCAAAAGAGTTAGACGATGATATTTTTACTGCATTAAAACAGATTCAAAAGCTGGGGATTCCCCTACTTTGCCAAACGGTTTTATTGAATCAAATCAATGACGATATAGAAATATTAGCCGATTTATTTACTATGCTCAGTAACCAAGGCATTCTACCTTATTACTTACATCAGCTCGATCGTGTAAAAGGCACACAACACTTTGAAACATCCATAGAAAAGGGGAGGGAATTGGTTAAACAGCTCTCTGCCAGACTTCCAGGGTATTGTGTCCCGAAGTATGTACAAGAGATTCCTAACCAACTAAGCAAGACTTCTATTGATCTACATTCTTTCCAGTGTCTGTAAACCTAAAATAGACAGTCCTTTTTTCAGAACCTGAGCTGCTACTTCTGATAACAATAAGCGACTATTTTCTTCACTACTACCTTCTACCCTACAATCACGAAAAAAAGCATGGAACTTTTCTGCCAAGAGGTACAGATAATCACATAAACGATTGGGTAGAAGATCTTGCGACATCATTTGTAGTGTTTCTGGAAAGAGGCATAAATGAAAAGCCATCGCTACTTCCGAAGGATGGGAAAGCACAATGGGTCCTTTTACAGCTTCTTTTCCCACCTTACGCTTAATTCCTTGAATACGTACATAAGCGTATAATAAAAATGCAGCGGTATTTCCCTCAAATTTTAACATCCGATCATAGCTAAAAACATAATCTTTGATTCTATGACAACAAAGGTCTGCATATTTTACGGCGTCTATGCCTAAAATTTTAGCGCTCTTTTCCAATTCCTCTTCTGATAGAAGAGGAAGCCTTGTCTCTAAGATTTGTTTAGCTCTTTGAATAGCTCCCATTAATAAATCAATGAGTTTTTCGGTTTCACCAGATCTAGTTTTAAATTTTTTCCCATCAGGACCTAATACAACACCAAAAGGAACATGATCCAATTGCACTTGTTTTGGATCAAAATAGTGAGCTTTTTCAGCAGCTTTAAAAATCATGGCAAAATGCAAGCTCTGACCTGCATCGGTTACAATAATAATCCGAGTGGCTTTTTCTTTTTGCACCCGATGATAAAGCGCCGCCATATCTGTTGTTTCATAATTATAGCCCCCATCTGACTTTTGCACGATCATAGGCAATGGAGTATTGTCTCTTCCCACAAAGCCATCCAAGAAGATACATTTTGCTCCATTAGATATCGTAACTAGCCCTTTTTGCTCTAAATCCGCAACTATTTGCGCAAGATAAGGACTATAAAAAGACTCTCCTCTTTCTATTAAACGAACATCTAAAAGCTGATAAATTTCCTGAAAAGCAGCTCTAGAAACCTCACAAATCCTCTCCCAAATCTGAAAAGAGTTTTTATTTCCTTGTTGTAATTTCACTACTTCTAGCTGTGATAATTTTTTAAATTCTGGATCTTGATCAAACTGGTGTTTTGCTTTTTTATACCAACTCATTAAAGTAGAAAGATCAATCGTATTTTGAAAGGCAAGCGCTTCATATTTTTGAATATAAGCAATCAGCATGCCAAATTGCGTGCCAAAGTCCCCTACATGATTTAAACGTAATACCTCATAACCTAAAAATTCAAACAACCTAGCTAAAGCATCACCAATAATTGTCGATCGTAAATGCCCAACATGCAACTCTTTTGCAATATTAGGAGAAGAGAATTCTACAATGATTTTTTCTTTGTTTACTAAAGGGACTCCTAAGCGTTCATCTGAAAGCATGGATTCAATGCGCTTAGCTAAGAAATCTGAACATAAAAAAATATTGATGAAACCAGCGCCTGCAATCTCTATTTTTTCAATCATTCTATAACCTGCTTGGTCATAAAGATCTACTACATCGGCAATCTGCTTTGCAATCTGTCTGGGGTTAACCTTTAATATTTTAGCAATTTTTAAAGCACTATTACATTGATAATGCCCAAATTGAGGCTGTGTGCTTTCTGTAATTTCTGCTTGCAAAAACATGGGGTCTACAACCTCAGCAGAAAATTGATGAGTAATCGCCTGCGTTGCTTTTTCCCTTATTAAGCTAATTAAAGGAGTCATAAAATTAACTCAAGGATGCATGATGAAAATAAGGAGGCTCTATACGTTTGCCAATTTGATATTTTAGACGATAATCACCAAGAGAGAGCGCTGCTCTATGAGTGGAAAAGCGATTTTGCTCAGCAATATCATAAATAACCATGAGCTGGTCATAAATGCGATTGACGCGATTACGAGCCCGAATAGGGTTATACCCTTCTGCTTCTAGCTCTAGCGATACATTGATCAATCCTCCTGCATTGATAATAAAATCAGGAGCATACAAAATACCACGACTAGCTATCTCGTCAGCATCGCTATCATTAAGCAGTTGGTTATTAGCACAACCAGCAACAGCTAAACAGCGCAAAAGAGGAATGGTGCGAGAGTTTAATACACCTCCCATAGCACAAGGCGCTAGCACGTCGCATTCTGCTTTTAAGATTTCCTCTGTAGAGAGAATAACAGCACCTGTGAGCTGCTGAAGTTCTAAACATTTTTTTTGATCTAGATCACTAATTATGAGATGAGCTCCAGCCCAAAAGAGTAACTTAGCCAATTCAAAACCTACTGCGCCTATACCTTGAATTGCGATCTTGCGGCCTTCTAATTCAGAAGAATTGTATATTTTTTTGAGAGCGGACTGAATTCCTCTAAACGTTCCCCAAGCTGTAAAAACAGCTGGGTTTCCACTGCTTTTTTTATGAGGTAGGCCTACTACATAAGGAGTGGTTTTGCTAATAAGTAGAACATCTTCCGGAGAACAACCTACATCTTCTGCACAAATGTATTCTCCTTTAAGTTGATGTACTGCTTCTGCAAAAGCAGAGAGCAGTTCTTTTGTCTTATCCACTTTAGGGTCTGCGATAATAACAGCTTTGCCTCCTCCCCAAGAGCACTCAGATAGAAGAGATTTATAAGTCATGGCTTTTGCAAGGCGCATTACATCCTTTAAAGCTATTTCTTCGTTGGGGTAGGGATAGATGCGTATGCCACCTAACGTAGGACCTATAACGCTAGAGTGTATACAAATAATTGCATGTAATCCCACTTCCACGTTTAACACTCTGATTATTTTTTCATAACCGGGAACCGAAATTTCTTCTAAAGTAAGCGTTTTCTCACAGGCTTGGGCCATTAGATGCCTCCTAAAATAGCTAACAGAGGTTTTTACACCTTGTAAAACAATGCGTTAAAATAATTTTTTTGTTTACAATATGTCTATACAATTTCTGCTAAAATAAACATTTTCACGACAGGATAACATAAACAGAAATGATTATCTACAAATTATTTATCTGTTAAGAGCCTTAGCACTTAAAATACAATTATGTTTTAGAGAGCCAATAGTTCTTGAACATTAACTTGAATATTAAATAGATCCTAAGATACTCTTTTCTTTTCTACAAATTTAATGATTTGACTGTAGAGGGGAAAATGTCAGTTATTGCAATTCCAGAAACTATTAAAAGCGAAATGCTTAGGTTCTTAAAAAAGAATAAAAAAGCAGATTTAATTACAACTTATCTCTTTTTTTTAGAAAAGAAGTTTAACTTAAAGCCCGTGCTCTTCATACGAGACAAAGTGATCTATCAGAGCAGGCAAGACCTTATCCATAGACTAGAAGAAGCTGGTAAACTATGGCGTGAAACGGAAATTAAAATTCAATATGGACAGCAAAGCGTTAACGAGCAGAGTAAAAAAATTTATATATGTCCATTTACAGGAAAGGTATTTGCTGATAATACACATCCTAATCCACAAGATGCTATCTATGACTGGGTTTCCAAGTGTCCTGAAAACACCGAGCGGGTTGGTGGATTGAAAGCTAAAAGGTTTCTAGTATCAGAAGACCTCGATGTAATAAAAAACTATATTGTCAAACGAAAAGAGCCTATTAAAAAAATTGTCTTTTCCTCTGCTGTTACTGGTAAATTATTTAACAGCAAAGAAGCGGTAATTCAAGACTTTGTTCAAAACCAGCTAAAAGATATCCCTTTAGAAGAAGTGCCCAGCCAAAATCGTTATCAAATTGAAGAGCACTTCATGTCTTTTATACAGACTCATTTAGAAGAAGGAAAAATCAATGCTTTTGTAGAAACCCTTGCTAACTATGAGGAATTTTCTGCCTTTGTAGATTTATGGCTAGAAGAAGAGAAGGAAGAGACTTAAAAGAGATTTTTTGATGGAGCAGAGTTTTATTAGTCGATCAGCTGAAGAAACACTCTGCATCGGACAGAAAATCGGATCATTGCTTACCTGTTTAAACCCGATAATTGGATTGTTTGGAGATCTCGGAGCGGGTAAAACAACGCTGCTAAAAGGAATTATTCATGGCGCTGCAGGGATTGATTTCCAAGATATTTGCAGTCCAACATTTAACTATCTCAACATTTATCAAGGAAAATTCTCATCTGTGTATCATTTTGATCTCTATCGCCTTCTCGATGCAACCCAGTTTGCATCTGCTGGATTTGATGATTTCTTTTACTTAAACGGGCTCTGCTGTTTGGAATGGGCTGAAAAAATCGATCCTTTACTGCCTAAAAAAACCATTCGCATCCACATGACCCACCTTCATGAAACACAAAGACGAATTGTAGTAATGGGGTTGCATGCCTAAAAAACCTTTCTTTTACAATGCACAATTTATCACAGCTGCCGCTTGCGCCTCTGCCTTTCCCGTTATTAATAACTTCCAAAAGAAACCTCTTAGTGAAGTTGCTATTGTAGGAAAATCCAATGTGGGCAAATCCTCTCTAATCAACTACCTTCTTAATAATTACACTGTTGCCAAAACATCTTCAAAACCAGGAAAAACACAGACCATTAATTTTTTTATTGTTGATCAGCAATTTCTTCTGGTAGATCTTCCTGGCTATGGTTATGCAAGAGTAGACAAAAAGACTAAAGGAAAATGGAGTGAATTAATTGATCTCTATTTAAAAACACGCTCGAGTTTGCGTTTAATTTTATTTCTAGTAGATATCCGAAGGTCTTTTACCGAAGATGATCTTAATTTCATCAAATGGGCTCATTTTTATCACAAAAACTTGTTAATTATCTTTACCAAAAGCGATAAACTTAAAGTTCAGGAAATAAAAAAACAAATCCGCGATGCTTCCCATACTCTCTCTTCTGTTTTTCCACTGAAATCTTTTGAATTTTTAACTTGCTCTATTAAGGAGCCACAAAACAGAATAGCTCTTA encodes the following:
- a CDS encoding TauD/TfdA family dioxygenase; protein product: MDKIITIIFFSLATINIDLLCHESVASPEFSELSNIFSINNETTEIQMNQLSETLGIEVIGLDLSLGIKKEEVNALKTLLAKYLVVVIRNQHLSVQQQTDITRCFGDLEAAWNNENRHRKDDYVYVITNNILKQNPNYKSPTYFWHWDKNFIRYPTSISFAFFNSEPQPEGLGMTGFSNLYAAYNGLSEKLKQEIESLYVIHSYDHMTNIRQENYEKASLKFQRGAEKFPDVIHPLVRIHPITGKRTLNLDELYQSKIIGIPEEKDNELKKSLLGQAVQKKYLYFHSWKKGDFVFWDNLALLHKGTPSDPKIERVLYRTNTSSRKDFEGRCILIGMEQGTPDPATLSKQLFSNPLIIDSDSYEELSLLENHIKLLKMGCEIRTAEMFIPPHAIVILKGKKWKQSKLICSLIHLGVLSKDCKENRIIFSKIRTIIHDTHSQLIHTLQNFCLNFFLIQDSHERLINGDLSFDYLDKKQRILVQSKETYYDSSCQTFSSVREHLHAKILYEIFKKTHLELNEDEWFEKLKAKRENKTLSSKIKPWCIFLEGEQSSCDTLANQLQMTGIINDNSIIISLDLFFSYLFNDIPYAHKVKFWPSIDKEMNYLILLMTKIAIQNNINVVIKTPILSNTTCSRLVEIVNNHGGKSMMIALHTPLNINYENSKKNSNTIEELYEQLVFRKVISANWKKFVENFDITFLIENDAELNDDKQLGELIFQSERAKEDFCIFSFDHLQRFLAQSLIDPDKIVTDIEFSNQEQQIDWVNHQQLMQNSPEQVLQFLPEKSQFVNSPKLFVTFADIAKLLR
- a CDS encoding NUDIX domain-containing protein; the protein is MSNKNSAQFILRVNQLDQPLGLIEKYEAHRNGILHRAFSVFLFRRLNSSLQLLLHQRTQEKYHSGGLWTNTCCSHAKKATPLENQAKNRLKIEMGFSCKLYHAGLFYYKENVGNEMIEHEIDHVFVGLHNPRFIRPNPQEVQNYKWIDVEALQSLSQEEQKKFTAWFFQAFELALKSIKTMSTLNKSYF
- a CDS encoding DJ-1/PfpI family protein, with translation MQIVFLLYNGMTALDLIGPHEILCRLPGAKIQRAAERPGLIHTDSGLMLNAEYTLSNISHADILVIPGAGNATTLRKTPKTLEWIRSIHATTTWTTSVCTGSLILGAAGILSGLRATTHWAAFDRLEYWGAQPTHGRIVEDGRVITAAGVSAGIDMALNLAIKVAGAQFAQAIQLGIEYDPEPPFDMGSFKKADSPIRNALQVRMAADFEPK
- a CDS encoding extracellular solute-binding protein; the encoded protein is MPKFLTRALIISIWIFLLACFLYGPRFSPASKDSINVFTWGGILDEGIIQSFEKKTGIRVNINNYSSNEELIMKLKATEGQGYDLVIPSDYAVSILVKNQLIKELDRKQLTFFHQLLPGLLGHFFDPQNRYSIPLSWEVYGLGIDKDFFTEPFIPSWKMIFDPEVVDYRIVMVNDPIEAIEIAGFYLYGSTSSLSKIQAEKVKDLLLQQKPWVAAYASSRADYFLATKNSPLAVASSSYIFRSKRNFSFIDFVVPKEGSFISIENICIPKTSDKEVLVYQFINHLYQRESIRVYWDSFRLFPALDDKQDLDFDPQADKIFYGLADDLKKYHFFKSLLPQQKIRDIWVEVKVN
- a CDS encoding KamA family radical SAM protein produces the protein MSKIPCWRAIQKKSFTNWRALLSYLELPLKEAEKKVLSSPHFVLNLPYRLAQKIKKGDWEDPLLLQFLPLKQELHDHPLFVSDPVLDSSFTKTSKLLHKYTGRALLLCTSACAMHCRYCFRQNFAYEKETLDFRKELEELAQDPSLTEIILSGGDPLSLSNVKLEILLQELNQIPHIQKIRFHTRFPIGIPERIDAELISMLSCLDKQVIFVIHSNHPKELDDDIFTALKQIQKLGIPLLCQTVLLNQINDDIEILADLFTMLSNQGILPYYLHQLDRVKGTQHFETSIEKGRELVKQLSARLPGYCVPKYVQEIPNQLSKTSIDLHSFQCL
- the argS gene encoding arginine--tRNA ligase, with protein sequence MTPLISLIREKATQAITHQFSAEVVDPMFLQAEITESTQPQFGHYQCNSALKIAKILKVNPRQIAKQIADVVDLYDQAGYRMIEKIEIAGAGFINIFLCSDFLAKRIESMLSDERLGVPLVNKEKIIVEFSSPNIAKELHVGHLRSTIIGDALARLFEFLGYEVLRLNHVGDFGTQFGMLIAYIQKYEALAFQNTIDLSTLMSWYKKAKHQFDQDPEFKKLSQLEVVKLQQGNKNSFQIWERICEVSRAAFQEIYQLLDVRLIERGESFYSPYLAQIVADLEQKGLVTISNGAKCIFLDGFVGRDNTPLPMIVQKSDGGYNYETTDMAALYHRVQKEKATRIIIVTDAGQSLHFAMIFKAAEKAHYFDPKQVQLDHVPFGVVLGPDGKKFKTRSGETEKLIDLLMGAIQRAKQILETRLPLLSEEELEKSAKILGIDAVKYADLCCHRIKDYVFSYDRMLKFEGNTAAFLLYAYVRIQGIKRKVGKEAVKGPIVLSHPSEVAMAFHLCLFPETLQMMSQDLLPNRLCDYLYLLAEKFHAFFRDCRVEGSSEENSRLLLSEVAAQVLKKGLSILGLQTLERM
- a CDS encoding Glu/Leu/Phe/Val dehydrogenase dimerization domain-containing protein; the protein is MAQACEKTLTLEEISVPGYEKIIRVLNVEVGLHAIICIHSSVIGPTLGGIRIYPYPNEEIALKDVMRLAKAMTYKSLLSECSWGGGKAVIIADPKVDKTKELLSAFAEAVHQLKGEYICAEDVGCSPEDVLLISKTTPYVVGLPHKKSSGNPAVFTAWGTFRGIQSALKKIYNSSELEGRKIAIQGIGAVGFELAKLLFWAGAHLIISDLDQKKCLELQQLTGAVILSTEEILKAECDVLAPCAMGGVLNSRTIPLLRCLAVAGCANNQLLNDSDADEIASRGILYAPDFIINAGGLINVSLELEAEGYNPIRARNRVNRIYDQLMVIYDIAEQNRFSTHRAALSLGDYRLKYQIGKRIEPPYFHHASLS
- a CDS encoding DUF2709 domain-containing protein; the protein is MSVIAIPETIKSEMLRFLKKNKKADLITTYLFFLEKKFNLKPVLFIRDKVIYQSRQDLIHRLEEAGKLWRETEIKIQYGQQSVNEQSKKIYICPFTGKVFADNTHPNPQDAIYDWVSKCPENTERVGGLKAKRFLVSEDLDVIKNYIVKRKEPIKKIVFSSAVTGKLFNSKEAVIQDFVQNQLKDIPLEEVPSQNRYQIEEHFMSFIQTHLEEGKINAFVETLANYEEFSAFVDLWLEEEKEET
- the tsaE gene encoding tRNA (adenosine(37)-N6)-threonylcarbamoyltransferase complex ATPase subunit type 1 TsaE: MEQSFISRSAEETLCIGQKIGSLLTCLNPIIGLFGDLGAGKTTLLKGIIHGAAGIDFQDICSPTFNYLNIYQGKFSSVYHFDLYRLLDATQFASAGFDDFFYLNGLCCLEWAEKIDPLLPKKTIRIHMTHLHETQRRIVVMGLHA
- the yihA gene encoding ribosome biogenesis GTP-binding protein YihA/YsxC — translated: MPKKPFFYNAQFITAAACASAFPVINNFQKKPLSEVAIVGKSNVGKSSLINYLLNNYTVAKTSSKPGKTQTINFFIVDQQFLLVDLPGYGYARVDKKTKGKWSELIDLYLKTRSSLRLILFLVDIRRSFTEDDLNFIKWAHFYHKNLLIIFTKSDKLKVQEIKKQIRDASHTLSSVFPLKSFEFLTCSIKEPQNRIALTEKIKLLLQEKS